In the genome of Populus nigra chromosome 19, ddPopNigr1.1, whole genome shotgun sequence, the window GCAGCACAGGCAAGGCATAATTTGACATGTTAGAAAAACATGTCTAAGCATGCATTTATAAGGAATATGTCTTAGTCCTAATGGGTAGAGAACTGGTCACGGTCCTAATCTCACAAAATGTCCCATGCTAGCCACAACAAGTTCTAAGCCTATAAGGTTTTCAATGTCTTATACAATTAGGATTAGAATTTGTGTCATGTTACAACAATACATGTGTTGTAACTTTAGGGATACTATATTTGATTGGCTCTTATGGAATGACTATtgtatagtttttatattattattatttttttgtctaaatatcattatttagaAGCTCACTGAACCCCGATCAATCCGGTCGAGTCGGGTCAGCCCACTAAGAGATAAAATTATTCTAGCGATGATGTGTTCTATTCACAAAACTCAAACTCAAaatcttgtttaaaaaaaataaatatgaaccaCTTGAACCAacaatagttattttattaatgaggAAAATAAGGATAGAACCTCTTCAAAAgtgcatagaaaaaaataaatccagtCTTTGGTAtgatatatgaaatattaattaccTTAGACTAGGTCTGAATTTTGTttgtgaaattataaaataatatatacatgTATTCCTTTTATATATCCTTGGTTATGAAAATATCGCAAGTTTTAATCAGTTTCAGCTAGCACAATACGATGGAGTTCCTGCGTCTTAGTACTGAAGGTGTTGTGAAAGCAAGATTCCTATACCAATTAACATGTTTACGCTTACATTCATAAGTGAGAATAGCCAAGGAATTCAACTTTAACCCTCATTTATATATTGTGTGAGCAACATCATACCATGCCATTGTAGATCAATCTTGTTGAGACTTGATCAGAGATCTGTTGAGTTCAAATTAATGGACTATCCCAGACAAAATGCTGCTCACATGGCTTGAACTACTCAAGACTTGATTTCCAAGATCTTAGACTGACGACAATGGTAAGTATACGTAATAATTATCCAGTAAATTAACCCTGTGCATGGCTATCATCAATGGAAGAAGTTAAGAAACTAATGTGGCCCCAGCTAGCTCAAGCTGGCAGTGGAATTGCAGCATTGATTCTTGAGCCTTTTTAGCTAGCAGCCCACCTCtagatttctatttttaatatcgcTGCTCTGTGTGCATGGATGCTGGCTAATTTTCAAATACTAGCTGGTCTGTTTCTTCAAGACATTAACTATTTGTAATCAATGGGCGCTTTTcataacattattatttttatataaatattcaagaaaaaagaacctTGATGATACAGCGTTTCCTTCGCTGGTATTGGGTTTACAAAGAATTGAAAGAcgtgattttattttcttaatcaagTTCATTAATGTTGAGCTGAGAAGGCAACTTAATCAATTAGATCGTGGCGATCCCATTCCCAGCTGATGCGCCCTGAAACCTGCAAAGCCTGCAGAGGGGAGACAAGAGAGATGGAGTTTGGTACTTGTCCTCTCCCCCCATCATTGGCATGGGCACCCCTGTCTTGACAGGACTAACATAGTCTGGTCTGTATGTCTTTCCCAAAACACCTTCCACGAGATCGGTTAAGTTTTTAAACCTAAACTGTGTCTCCAAGTGAGCAAATGCATCGTTGTCCGGCAACTGGTAGTTGTGAACTTTGTTTTCATGTTTCCCGATAGGCCTTACCTTTATATCCATCTCCAGTAGACCAGCAACAGTCACTTTCATGGCGTTGGTGTCATCAGTTCTTTCCACTACAACTTGTCTTTCTTCGCTGTCACTCCTCCATTCAGCTTCTCCATCAGTAGGAATGTTAATTGCTTCCCCGTCCCATCTCACATTGAGTGAATCGACATTGTCATCCCAGTGTGATACCTTGTTTGCAGCAATGATAAGATTGTGTGAATCAAACATGACTGAGAGTGCTTGTACCCAGGTGAAGTCCCGAGTCCTTCCTTGAGGTCTGCTTCCAATGAAGTGGGCATTAATTTGGAGGTTATCATCAGAGACAATGGCAAAGTTACCACCCTTTGCTCCATGGAAATAGAACATCACACCATCACCACCAACAAACCGAGGATCATAACAGAGAGAGCCATATCCATTACAATTAGGTTTCCTATCTGCAAGTGGATTcacattaattaatgaatttagagATACTACTGtcaaattattaaatagttGCTTAATTATAACTAATAAATATGTAATATGTACTTACACTTGCAAGTCACCTCACACTTGCTGCTGCAGTCAATAAAGCATGCCTTGtgcttcttgttcttcttgggCTTCTTCTCTGGGCACTGAGCTGGACAGACTACGATCTTGTTTTTACAATGCCCCTTCGCCTTGCATTGAGCTCGTTCCTGTCCACTCCCAAGAGGTGTCAAGTCATCGTGGTCTTCATTGCCGTTGTCATTACCGTTGCCGTTGCCGTTGTTTCCATTTCCATTATCATTGCCGTCGTTGTTATTACCATTGCTGTTGCCGTGGTTCCCATTGCCATTGGTATTTCCATTATTTCCATTTCCATTGTTATTGCCATTGTTTGCGCTCCCATTGCCATTGCTACTGCCTTGAACAACCATGCCTTGTGTAGCAATTAACACAACGAAAACCGCTACCAAAATATATGACTTCATTTTAGCCATAAATCTTAGTTTGTACTATCTTTTGTTGATCCCTAAGTGCTGCAAAACTAATACTGGATTATATGAGATGAAAAAATAGAGTTGCAAAGGCATATATTTATAAGAAGTAAACACCGCCTTAGGGTGGCATAATACTCCATGAATCTTTGCTTCCTTCTGTGAAATAAACATACGTAGCTGGCCAAGTAAAGCAgtttatttcttcaaattcaatcTTTGAAACCTTAAAGTTGTGTTTGCTTCAGTTTATCGTGAAGGAGCTCAAACTACTTGTAAACAGGTAATGTTCTGGGGGTTAATTAGTGTCGTGGACATGTATGTATGATCCATGGCTTGCTTGCTTCAAGAATTGAAAGATGGTTCttctatatatttatctttacaTTATTTGGATTTCGAATcatatttgcattatttatatatatatatatttggatttcgAATCATAAACAACTTCGTCAACAGTCATGAATGCCTCTCAGCAATTATCAATATTTCAAGTGTCAGAATTGGTTGCATTTATCAATAGTGATGAAATCAGCAATTCCTACGCAAGTACGGTATCATTTCAAGAAAGTCAACAAGGCATTTAGCTACATGCATGATCACGCAAAAGCCTCACTTGGATTAAAAATTATGGAAGCAACAATCCAGGCGCCTTCATTTTAGATGGTCGAGCTTGCTTACCCTGCAATCATGGATCCCCTAAAACCAGCACAGAGCCACAGATCATTTTTATACAACTATTAACAGCTAACTTTTTGGTTACGCGTTGTTAAATTGGATTGGAAAATATTCTAACCCATCTCATTTGAGCCCTCACATACCTTACTAGCTTGGGGAAACCCATATAACAATTTATAGCTTTATTTTGTGACTTTCGATACAATTAACATATACATATACGCAACTTTTATCTTTGCAGATACCTCCAAAGTCCATATCCCATGAGTATTTCTTCAATATGTGCCCAGCAAGAATATAATACTGCCTTAAGAAATCATTAGTTTTCACCTATGTACACAAGGGCGGAGGCAAGTAAGGGCTCGGGCAGGCTCTAGTTCAGGTCAAGATTTTTTGactagttttatataaaaagaatttataattcttgattggggtatcaaaaaattctgaaaatttgcATTGAGCCTTCTAATATAATGTTTTAGcttaggttaaaatttcagaatttttggagagattcagaaatttgataaaaaaaatcaaaatttgaccagttttacgttattggGTGTAATTTTTAATCCGACCATGagattgagttgaaattttacaagggatcttaaaatatattgaataaaatctagttaaaattttagaatgaacAGAGTTTGGtaatactaacaaaaaaaaaccgtcaaataaaagcaaaacgactcattaaaagtaaaatggttatttgcctttaaaaaataaaataaagtagttcttctttccttttatatgttgccgaTTGGGCagaaacaaactagaaaaagaaagaaaagataaggcgagagaaaaggaaagaaaagtaagggaaaaacataaaaatatccaaggaaaaaaaaaaagtaagaatatAACATTAtaaacttacaaagtccaacttataaaatagtaatataagaaagaatcaagtgaatgaaagaggaattgagagagggaaaaaatttaattacttttttttttcagttgacatgagattattattttatcccgATTGAGGGGTTGTTATAATATCGATTCAGATttgattatagatgaattatattatattccataaaatatcaaaaaatgtaatttcaacagtgaatttatttttactttcacttcaaatttatctactttcaaatttattttttaatattttaaatagtatatttgaattaatattttactgTGTACAAgagttaataatttatcttaaaaaaattatatatttatttaatagcccaaaacaagaaaaatttctGTCCCCGCCCTTACCTATACATCTTCGTGTATTTACTGGCCTGTAATCTCAAGTTCTTTGTAGGGGCAAGGTAAACTAATTCGACCCCCTTTTTCGATGGCTTCGATCAACAGCATTGTTGAAACATGATCTcctttaaataaacaaataaagtcAAGCACGTCCTGCCAGACTGTTAAGTTGCGTTTATACTTCATATATGAATACCAGGAGAAAAAGGACGGTGGCTCGAGCCAGGCAAAGAAAGTAACAATCTTGATTTGTACGCAGGGGCGTGGTATTGCCTTTCTATAAAACACACGATGAATTTCAAATGTcacatatttctaaaaaaataaaacgtaaACTTCCGCTGaacatttaatataataatatgtacATGGGCGGATGCTTGACTGTAAGTTGAAATCCAAGCCTAAGAGATAAACTAACCTCTTAGTCGTGTCTAACATGATCCAGGTATAAGATAACAATGGGCAAAGGAGCAATTATTTTCTTGCGCAGCtcagaaggaaaaacaaaataactgaaaagatgaaaagaaacTTCCATTAATCATCTCACTGAGACTATTGAAATATAGGGAGATCAATCCGTGGTTTTCCGTCATAGCTGCTTAGATCCACTCCTCCAGCTGGGACAATGCTTCCAGAGGTTGCTTCTCCAGCCTCGCTTGCCATCTTCAAGAAGTAGCTATGCCTGCAGAAGAAGCACACTCTGAGAATCTTACACAAGACTACAATGACAACTCGTGGCTGAAAAACCAATATACCATCTAGTATCAGCTGTCAGTTCAGGATGAAAAGCAGTCCCTAGCAAATTCCTCTGCTTTATAGCTACAATAACTTTCTCTTCTGGCACGGAATTTTCCTGAATATCAAACATGTATTATGTGTAATCTTTGAAATAAAACATACAGCAAAATCTGACGAAGAGTAGTAGTGCTCAAGGAAAAATGATATCATCCTACTTGTATGGCAAGTGGTGGCGCTATACATCATTTGCCAAATCAAATTTGTACCAAAATTATGTATAAAAGTTTGTTTGTATAGACCTTTCCCTTGTTAGTAGGACAAGGCACTGACAGAAGATCAAACGGATGGTGTTACTTTTTCAGTGACATATGATGCGCCAATACTTAACATATGCtacagttttttcaaacagCCTGGTTGCatcctcgttttttttttttctataagaaaattaacccaaaaaaaatcaatggaaatTAGATGAAGAAGTTCatcagaaaaggaaagaaaaaacaatcaaagcaAAGCAACCAAAACATCTGCCACCCCATCCATATCTCCTATATCTTTTATCATGACAACATAGCCAATCAATTAATAATTGACAATGTAGATGATCAGACTACTTCAAAAGCAGAACACGTCATTCAAACTCTCTTTCACAGATACCCATTGCTTGAAGTCCTGACTGAGCTCTGTGTGTATCTTCCAATAAGCCATCAAGAGAATTCCCTAGTCAAAAATCATTAACCATGACACCTCTTCATCCATAGATGATGGTTAAGTGGTCAATTCACTGATTGATTATTGAAGATTGTTAACAACACTGCATTATCTTTGgcaaaatatatgaattaagGGAGAAGATGATGTAACAAAATATTTGCAGCAGAACACACTTCAATCCACTTAGACCTACATGGACAGATTTTGAGTGTCTGGTGGACATGCACCTTATTTGATCTGTAAATATCAATTCCATTTGTGCATCATTGTATTTGTGACCAATCATCATCACAGAGTAGCCCTCTACAAGCTTAGAAAAACTGGACAGTGAAAGCAAATCCAGACGCatgattttcaataatttagaAGGGAGCACATAAGACTTGCGACACTCAAAGATTATTCCTGCAACTGTAGGAATTGGCCCAGCTAAAATAGGACAGGGATTCCGCATGCTAGATTAGAAACGGCATCTAATCTAATCCAAAAGTTCTGTCAATTATTGGCCAACCACATGTTGAATCTATATGACTTGGTATTTCTTCAATGCAGACTTTGGTACACAATTGAACTTCCAACAGTCTAACCTGACATGTAATCCCAGATGGGATGCATTCATGCAGAAATTCCCTGGAATTTGGATGGGAGTAACTAGTAGCCTGACTCGCACTGCTTCCAAAGTATCAATACAAAGTCAACCTAAGTGAACCATCTCAAGTACTGATTGTCAAAATGAGCTATGTAGAAATAGGAATGGAGTaactttcaatattaaattctcataaatagaaaatatactTTAATTCCTTTTAGAAAGTCAAAATTTCCATCAATCATGTGTGATCTATGCCAAGGCCTGCTAAAAATGCTCATAAATAggcaatttattatttaaatttggcaaatataaaatgttaaagaTACACATCCAAAACAAGAGCATCATAATATGGTGCGAATAAACATAGAGGCATAGATTGAAGTCCTGAGAGGATCACTACATAAAAAATGCTGAAGAGCAGGTCAACTACATTGCGTTTCTGCCCAAACATACTTCAAGGGGACAATATCAGTAATAGCCTGATGAGATCCATATAATTGGATTATTTTACGAAGCAACTAATTGCAGTCTCATATTTATCCAAAGTCTTTGTCGAAAATCTTAAAGATCATATCATCTTATCAAACATGAAATAGCAGACCCTCTGTTGAATGCTTTTCACAATTATCAGACAGACCTAAGAAAAGCAAATGGGAAATTGAAGACAAAAGAATGTATGCATCAGACACCTACAAATGCACGTAGAAAATGTATTGCAATATACTTTATACTGGTGAGTGTGTGtggtaaaattttgatttttacaattttatgcatttttacatgaataaaaattaaataaggcAACAGTCAAAGTCAAGTTcggatagaaaaaaaaccagctGAAATTTGAAATTCCTGATGGCATTAAAAATAAGGCAAGAAAAACTAATTGCATTTTAACCAAAGAAACCCCTTGCAAATACTAATTACAATGGCAGAGGAATTTCACTTTACACGTAAGACATATTGGCATAAAGCCATATTCTActcaatcttgtttttttttttcctgttgtcTGCCATTCTAATGGAAATCAGAACCGCATGGcttgtaataacaaaaaaaaatacatgcatgcatattcagcaaacagagaagaaaacagCCGATATCACTCCAAGGGACAGGCAGTGTTACACacaagatctccattcaagaatgaAACATGTACAAACCTCTTGGATTTGAACAGCAGAACTTGAATATAATACATTGGTAGATGGAACAGGACACTCAGCCAGCACATCAACTCCAGGCCCGACTTCAAGGATGGCAGGAGCACGGATGAAAACTCCACGGAACGTTTCAGGGCCACCTTCCTTACACGCAAGTTCTGGAACTGTAAGCTCCGCTTCAAAACTTTGAATCTGTGGACGttattatgttaaattttaaaaaaaaaaaaaagaagaagaagaagaagaagctaatCTCAAAAGTTTATATAATGTGTCCCTATAGTTAGTTATAATTTCTTTTGCCAGAAAGCAGTGAGTTATATGACGCCTACACCTATAA includes:
- the LOC133679108 gene encoding probable pyridoxal 5'-phosphate synthase subunit PDX2; translation: MAAVGVLALQGSFNEHIAALARLGVKGMEIRKPEQLQNVTSLIIPGGESTTMAKLAEFHNLFPALREFVQMGKPVWGTCAGLIFLANKAIGQKTGGQELVGGLDCTVHRNYFGSQIQSFEAELTVPELACKEGGPETFRGVFIRAPAILEVGPGVDVLAECPVPSTNVLYSSSAVQIQEENSVPEEKVIVAIKQRNLLGTAFHPELTADTRWHSYFLKMASEAGEATSGSIVPAGGVDLSSYDGKPRIDLPIFQ
- the LOC133680565 gene encoding putative RNA-binding protein involved in heterochromatin assembly, whose translation is MAKMKSYILVAVFVVLIATQGMVVQGSSNGNGSANNGNNNGNGNNGNTNGNGNHGNSNGNNNDGNDNGNGNNGNGNGNDNGNEDHDDLTPLGSGQERAQCKAKGHCKNKIVVCPAQCPEKKPKKNKKHKACFIDCSSKCEVTCKYRKPNCNGYGSLCYDPRFVGGDGVMFYFHGAKGGNFAIVSDDNLQINAHFIGSRPQGRTRDFTWVQALSVMFDSHNLIIAANKVSHWDDNVDSLNVRWDGEAINIPTDGEAEWRSDSEERQVVVERTDDTNAMKVTVAGLLEMDIKVRPIGKHENKVHNYQLPDNDAFAHLETQFRFKNLTDLVEGVLGKTYRPDYVSPVKTGVPMPMMGGEDKYQTPSLLSPLCRLCRFQGASAGNGIATI